One region of Alosa sapidissima isolate fAloSap1 chromosome 1, fAloSap1.pri, whole genome shotgun sequence genomic DNA includes:
- the LOC121720911 gene encoding uncharacterized protein LOC121720911, protein MQDKRTYKFEVEEFGEGRRIATLTDGRQTHIIEVAAAIFIRRLHSNHSLNIRRLLQLLEVFADAPPEPPVRVTVPKLRIVRDHRPETLGEVLYRFEISDDSGEEEPDTDSPEEFTPNSSVREEEADIEPGEVSAPPETGYGSLESEEEGRQESGQGGLVRAPTPYPGNTVSHQLIRSPFRVVNSPATPRYSSPPSTSYSPTNPRSNPSYSPTVPQQEEVHGPTEPQPVRDIEQVLKEIVGRDRGRLADFMRESLSVSVFWNKEGSTRDKYSVHVDHLDKYGGTHSRLGTSVAPLALQTVIEQVGKFVGVNTRPVVDQLFAPPEGRKRKFERDSPVARRRGTNREYR, encoded by the coding sequence ATGCAAGACAAGCGCACATACAAATTTGAGGTAGAGGAGTTCGGCGAGGGAAGGAGGATCGCCACGCTAACAGACGGACGTCAAACTCACATAATAGAAGTTGCGGCTGCAATATTCATAAGAAGGTTGCACAGCAACCATAGCCTGAACATAAGGAGATTGTTGCAGTTGTTGGAGGTTTTTGCAGATGCCCCCCCCGAGCCCCCTGTTAGAGTAACGGTGCCCAAGCTTAGGATTGTGAGAGACCATAGGCCAGAGACCCTAGGAGAGGTCCTCTACCGCTTTGAAATTTCTGATGATTCAGGTGAGGAAGAACCAGACACAGACTCCCCAGAAGAGTTCACTCCAAACAgtagtgtgagagaggaagaggcagacatTGAGCCAGGGGAAGTAAGTGCCCCACCAGAGACAGGATACGGCAGCCTAGAGTCAGAGGAAGAGGGGCGCCAGGAGTCAGGTCAAGGGGGTCTAGTGAGAGCTCCAACTCCCTATCCAGGCAACACCGTATCCCACCAGCTGATTCGCAGCCCATTCCGTGTAGTTAACAGCCCAGCCACCCCCCGATATAGCTCACCGCCCTCTACAAGTTATAGCCCAACCAACCCCCGGTCCAACCCAAGCTACAGTCCAACTGTGCCCCAGCAGGAGGAGGTTCACGGCCCGACTGAGCCCCAGCCAGTGCGGGATATAGAGCAGGTGCTGAAAGAGATAGTTGGCCGAGATAGAGGAAGGCTGGCCGATTTTATGAGAGAGTCTTTATCAGTATCAGTGTTCTGGAACAAGGAAGGGAGCACTAGGGATAAATATTCAGTTCATGTTGACCACCTTGACAAGTACGGAGGAACCCACTCAAGACTAGGCACCAGCGTAGCGCCATTGGCACTGCAGACAGTAatagaacaggtgggaaagttTGTGGGGGTGAACACAAGGCCAGTGGTTGACCAGCTCTTTGCCCCACCTGAGGGAAGGAAGCGCAAGTTTGAGAGGGACTCCCCAGTTGCTAGGAGGAGAGGGACAAACAGAGAATATAGATAG
- the LOC121720921 gene encoding putative nuclease HARBI1: YMVTSLEARWPGSVHDSRIFRESTLCTRFEEGRFDGLLLGDRGYACLKHLQTPYADPQTRPQRNYNSAHSITRAKIEMTFGILKARFACLKGLRVKPARACQVVAACVVLHNIATIRKETVPNYIHLPPDIVDPMTLDHPTGRAVRDAITNQFFTH; the protein is encoded by the exons TACATGGTGACAAGCTTGGAAGCAAGGTGGCCAGGCTCGGTCCACGATTCCCGCATTTTTAGGGAGTCCACGCTATGTACAAGATTTGAAGAAG GGCGTTTTGATGGCTTGCTGCTGGGGGACCGTGGATACGCATGCCTGAAACATCTCCAAACACCTTATGCTGACCCACAAACAAGGCCGCAAAGAAATTACAATTCTGCCCACAGCATCACAAGGGCAAAAATTGAAATGACCTTTGGGATCTTAAAGGCACGTTTTGCATGTTTAAAAGGCCTTCGTGTAAAGCCAGCGAGGGCCTGTCAGGTTGTAGCTGCATGTGTGGTGCTACACAATATAGCCACAATTAGGAAGGAAACAGTGCCAAATTACATTCATTTGCCCCCAGACATTGTCGACCCCATGACCCTTGACCATCCCACAGGGCGTGCAGTCAGAGACGCAATCACCAATCAATTTTTCActcattaa